The following DNA comes from Bacteroidota bacterium.
CAATTTACTCATAACCCAATCTATTATAATCCTGCCTATACAGGTATCTCAAGTGGGATGACAATGCGTTTTAATTATCGTAAACAATGGGCAAATTTGCCCGGAGATTTTAGAACCTATAATTTTAATATTGATCTGGCAGCCAGAACTGCTTCAGGTTCGGGTGGTTTAGGCCTGATGGTTGATAAACATACTGCCGGATCAGGATATTATGAAAGAACAAGAATTGGAATTCCTCTTTCTGTAAGGGTTCCCCTTTATGAGAATTTTCTTGTGCAAATGGGTGTAATGACTTCTTTTGTTCAAAAAAGCCTTAATTGGGATAATTTAATTTTTGTTGATCAACTTGATCCCCGTTTTGGAAATGTCAATCCTTCAGATTTTGTTTCTCCTTTAAAAAATAAAGTTACATATCCTGATTTTGATATTGGGTTGGCTTTTCGATTGGTCGAATCAACCTGGAGTGGTAAACAAATGATAGCTACGGCAGGGGTCGCTGTTCATCATGTTTTTACTCCTAACGAATCTTTCTATGATTTTGAATCGCCTTTAGCAAGAAAATTAGTAATAACCGGTGACTTTATAATACAAAATGAAGACTATGAGAGAGTAATCACAAGCTATAATCGGGGAGATAAAGGCGGTTTTAAATTTAATCCCGGGTTCATCTTCCAAAAACAGTCGGAATTTAAATCTTTTACTTTGGGAATGAATGTGTACAAGTCAAATATTTATGCAGGGTTCTGGTATCGAAATGAAACCTTTGATTTATTAAAATCGAATGCATTGATTCTGATGCTTGGAATTAATGCAAAGATAAATGAAGAAAGTCGTTTGAAGATTCTTTATAGTTATGATGTGCTGTTAAATGAAAGCCTTTACCGTGCAGCAGGAGGAACACATGAGTTAACCCTGATTTTTACTTTAGATTCTTTTAGTGCACTTACAGGTGGTGGCCGTGGTGGCTCTTTTGGACGAAATATGATGGGGTCCAGATCCAATCGTTATAGTGCAATGGAATGTTCTCCATTCTAATACAATAATTTATTTTTTAAAAGCAGATTGGAAATATTTCAAACTTGACAATATAAGTGCCAATCCAATTCCAATATAAACGATCGATAAATAATTTTTTGGAATTGGTGAGAGTCTAAGTGTAATTCCAAATCCAATCATTATTAAAACTAAAAAATAGCTTTTCCATGCCATGAATGAAAAGATACATGGTTTGTCAGGTAAGATACTGATTCTGAATATGTTTTTTTGTGCAACCTTACTGAAACCGAATCGGTAAATAGTTATCGCCAAAAGTATTCCGGTACCAATAAATAAAAAATGGATAATTTGAAATTCGCGATTTAACCAGGAATAAGCATAAGTGTTCAGAAATATTCCAACCCCAAGCCACATGGTTCCCGAAATTAACATTAGCAAAAATTTAGGTGCTGCAGGTTTTAACCTCTGTTTGATCGGTTTTCTTTTTATTGATTCCACAATATTTTTTTAATTTTTTGCTATTTGAGTTGCCAGATCTTTGCCTTGTTTGACACGATCAGCGATACCGACACCATTACCAATACTTCCGGCTAAATATAAACCCTTATATTCTTTCTCTATGCTATTAATGGCATTAATTCTTTCTTCAGAGTCTGCTCCATATTGAGCTATTGCATACTGATAATGAGTTGTTTTGAATAAATCAGGCTCAAATTTCGAAACACCCATCATGAGCTTAAATTCATTTGCCATTAGTTCTTTTAATTCATCTTCATTTAATTCAGCCAGTTCTTCTCTTCGAATCCCTCCAACAAAAACTGTCAATAAAGCACCCTCTATTGGCGCTCTGTTTTTAAATAAAGTTGACATGTAAAGAACGCCAAGGATGTTTCGCTGTTCCCGATAAGGGACCAAACCACCAAATGCATCCAGTTTAACACCTTCCCATTTATTAAATCCAATGGTGACTTCGGTTACTTTGGCATATTTCAGGTTGGTGATCGGACTTAATTTAGCCTTACCTATAAATGGGAACAATACATTAAGTTCATGTGCATTTACAGTTGTGATTATATCTGTAAAGCCACTTTCGACGGTGTCGTTATAGTGAATTTCAAAAATTTTGTGCAATCTTCGAACTGAAATGTTTTTAGCGTTAGTTTGCACATTATTCTTCCCGATATTTTTTACGAGTGCCTTGATTAACTTCTCTAAACCACCTTCAACCGAAAATATTTCCCTGGTGGCTTTCTTATCCTGATCTGATTTAGGTTCCTTGCGTTTTTTTAAAGCGCCCCCAATAAAGCTTCCATATTGCTGTTCTAAATTATACAGTTTTGGCAAGGCATATTTAGGAACAATATAATCAGGATCACCTGCATAAATGCCTAAAATGAATGGGTCAATGGCATAATTCAGGAAACTTTTCCCCATGCGTCTCTTAACTAATTCGGCTAATGATTCGTTTGGATTGGTTCCTTTTTTTCGAAATGGTTCTCCCAATATTCTGAATTTATCATAAAGACTGAATAGGGGAGTAGTAATTGCTGATAACGGGCCCGAAGGCAAAGCATGCCACTTGTTTTTTTTCCAGATTAATCGTCGGGCAGAAGTATGGTCTGCGATTTCTAATTTGCAATCATTTTTTAATTCTTCAAACAGATCTGCAATTTCGGCATTACCAAGTATGCCGCTATTAGGACCGGTTTCATACAAAAAGTTTTTAGTACTTTTAGTTCTTATAACTCCCCCAATATGATCGCTTTGTTCGAATATTTTAAATTTTATGCCTGCTTTTTTAAGGTAATAGGCGGTGGTGAGTCCGGTAATACCCGCCCCAATAATTGCAATATATTTATGGTCATTCATTGTTAAAGTGCTTTTGAGAAATTACGAGTGGTATTCTGCATTTTTGGATCGAAAGTGGCTGCAATATTGCGAATGAAAAACTTGCCCGTTTCAGTGATGAATATCTCATCTTTATTATAAATGATAAGACCTTCTGATTCAAATGTTTTGAGTTGTTGGTTTTGTTCTTTGGTCAAATTGTTAAGTTCTTCAATCGGTTTGTTAAAACGATTAGCAAGCGCTTGCCATGATAGATAAAGATTACACATCAACTCATTAATTATTTCCCGCGTAATTTTTTCTTCTAAAGATAAGAAGTATGCTTTCTCAATTGGAAATTTTCCTTCATTAATAAGCTGTGTATATTCTGCAACATCTTTAGTGCTTTGCAAATAGGCACTTTCAAGTTGGCTAATACCGCTTACCCCAAGGGCATAAACCTGACCGGTTGTTTCGCGTGTGCAATATCCCTGAAAATTTCGATGCAATGTTTTTCCTTTCAGCGCTATATAAAGCTCGTCTGATTCTTTTGCAAAATGATCGAGACCAATGGCTTTATAGCCACTTTTTGTCAGTAAATCATAAGCAGCCTCAAAAAGTTTAACTTTTTCTCCGGCATCCGGTAAATTGTATTTTTCGAGTTTTCGCTGAGCCTTTTTGATCCATGGCACATGCGCGTAAGAAAATGTTACCAGTCTGTTTGGTGAAATTTCAATTGCTTTTTGTATGGTTTCGGTAAAAGAGTCAACAGTTTGAAATGGAAGGCCATAAATAAAATCTAAGTTTACGGCGACATCCTTCGCTTTGATATATTCAACAAGTTCAGAGATTGGAATAATAGATTGATTTCTATTGATGCTGTTCATAACCTTATCGTTAAAGTCTTGAACTCCGAGGCTTAATCGGTTAAATTTGAGGTCAATTAAACAATCAATATATTTATAGGTCAAATGCCAGGGATGGCATTCCATCGCAATTTCCGCGCCCGGAATGAAATTAAAATTCTCGTATAAAGTATTCATTATCGATTCAATATCCTCAATTTGAAGATAATTTGGTGTTCCTCCTCCCCAGTGAACCTGAGAAACTTTCCGATTTGGATCAAGTTTCGATTTTAATAGAACGATCTCTTTTTTAAGGGTCTCTATATAAGAATCAATCATTTTTCCATTGCGACTTATTACCGTATTGCATCCGCAATAAAAACAAAGTTTATTACAGAAAGGGATATGAATGTACAGTGAAATATTTTCAGGCTGTTCAATATTCGACAAAGAAATGGCTTGATCAACCTCTTTATCATTAAACTCTTTATGAAAATAATTGGCAGGGGGGTAGCTCGTATATCTTGGTGTAGCTACATTGTATTTTTCCAGTAATTTTTGAGAAACTTTCATTCTATTTATTCTGTGTTAAATTTTCTTCGTAATACCTTTCATCAAAAAGAAATGAGATTGAAGCCAGCACAATTAAACTAACAATAAACTCAATTCGGAACAATCCTTTGTATCCGATCAAATGAGCAATTTTTCCGCTGCTGACCGCAATTAATAAACTGCTTAAATGCGTAATAACGATTTGTATTGTAAAATCGGTACCTTCTCTTCCGGCTCTAACATTATCCATCGATATGGTATAAATTATAACTGTCGACATTCCATAAGCGGACCAAATTAAAGCTATTCCTAAAATAATATGTGATTTTGAGGGTGTGAAATAGGTCATCCAACAAAAATATGATGCTGCAAGAAATGCCACGGCAGAGAATAGGAGTAAGCTTCTTTTCTTCCCCAGTTTTTTTATTAAAAATCCGGCTGCAAAAGAAAATGCTGCACCAAATGCTGCACCGTGAATTCCGGAAAGGATGCCAATTTCTTTAATATTAAATCCCAAATCGACCATCCAGGGCTTTATCATTGCCAATATACCGATGATCCCTGAGTAAAATATCGTCAGTAAGATGATCCGTTTGTAAGCTTTCTTTTGATTAAAAAAGAGGCCTATGTCTTTCAGTGTTATTGGTTTTGCCGGTTTTGGTTTCGCAACTTCCCTGCCTTTATAAATATAGAGAGGTATAAGAGCCAGAAGTACAAATCCTGCCAATGCCATTAATAAATATTGCCATCCCCAATAATAGTAAATAATGAGGAGAAGTCCACTTCCTGTTAGTGTACCTAAAAAGCTTCCGGCCGATTGCATACTGTTGCCAATACTTCTTTCTTCTTTTTTAAGGATTAAAATTGCAAAGGCATCCGTGGCAATATCTTGTGTGGCAGATGCCATAAACGCAATAAGCATCAAGATGATAATCATCTCAAAATTAACATCCAGGCTAAGAAATGCAATGCCAAAGATGACCATGGCATAAAAAATCTCGGAAAGAAAAATCCAGCTTTTGTATTTGCTTATGGTACCCCCGGTTTTGTCGACCAAGGGTGCCCATAAGAATTTTATGATCCAGGGTAGTTTAATTAATTGAATTAAACCTATAGAAGTCAGAGAATAATGTTCTGTCCGCATGATCACAGGCATAACCGTCGAGA
Coding sequences within:
- the hemN gene encoding oxygen-independent coproporphyrinogen III oxidase, which gives rise to MKVSQKLLEKYNVATPRYTSYPPANYFHKEFNDKEVDQAISLSNIEQPENISLYIHIPFCNKLCFYCGCNTVISRNGKMIDSYIETLKKEIVLLKSKLDPNRKVSQVHWGGGTPNYLQIEDIESIMNTLYENFNFIPGAEIAMECHPWHLTYKYIDCLIDLKFNRLSLGVQDFNDKVMNSINRNQSIIPISELVEYIKAKDVAVNLDFIYGLPFQTVDSFTETIQKAIEISPNRLVTFSYAHVPWIKKAQRKLEKYNLPDAGEKVKLFEAAYDLLTKSGYKAIGLDHFAKESDELYIALKGKTLHRNFQGYCTRETTGQVYALGVSGISQLESAYLQSTKDVAEYTQLINEGKFPIEKAYFLSLEEKITREIINELMCNLYLSWQALANRFNKPIEELNNLTKEQNQQLKTFESEGLIIYNKDEIFITETGKFFIRNIAATFDPKMQNTTRNFSKAL
- the hemG gene encoding protoporphyrinogen oxidase, with translation MNDHKYIAIIGAGITGLTTAYYLKKAGIKFKIFEQSDHIGGVIRTKSTKNFLYETGPNSGILGNAEIADLFEELKNDCKLEIADHTSARRLIWKKNKWHALPSGPLSAITTPLFSLYDKFRILGEPFRKKGTNPNESLAELVKRRMGKSFLNYAIDPFILGIYAGDPDYIVPKYALPKLYNLEQQYGSFIGGALKKRKEPKSDQDKKATREIFSVEGGLEKLIKALVKNIGKNNVQTNAKNISVRRLHKIFEIHYNDTVESGFTDIITTVNAHELNVLFPFIGKAKLSPITNLKYAKVTEVTIGFNKWEGVKLDAFGGLVPYREQRNILGVLYMSTLFKNRAPIEGALLTVFVGGIRREELAELNEDELKELMANEFKLMMGVSKFEPDLFKTTHYQYAIAQYGADSEERINAINSIEKEYKGLYLAGSIGNGVGIADRVKQGKDLATQIAKN
- a CDS encoding PorP/SprF family type IX secretion system membrane protein translates to MKIPQVKYTFIIFLIFIFTEVRSQDPNYSQFTHNPIYYNPAYTGISSGMTMRFNYRKQWANLPGDFRTYNFNIDLAARTASGSGGLGLMVDKHTAGSGYYERTRIGIPLSVRVPLYENFLVQMGVMTSFVQKSLNWDNLIFVDQLDPRFGNVNPSDFVSPLKNKVTYPDFDIGLAFRLVESTWSGKQMIATAGVAVHHVFTPNESFYDFESPLARKLVITGDFIIQNEDYERVITSYNRGDKGGFKFNPGFIFQKQSEFKSFTLGMNVYKSNIYAGFWYRNETFDLLKSNALILMLGINAKINEESRLKILYSYDVLLNESLYRAAGGTHELTLIFTLDSFSALTGGGRGGSFGRNMMGSRSNRYSAMECSPF
- a CDS encoding MFS transporter; translated protein: MIKTTGGKYFTLLNLYLAQSIPMSFFSTVMPVIMRTEHYSLTSIGLIQLIKLPWIIKFLWAPLVDKTGGTISKYKSWIFLSEIFYAMVIFGIAFLSLDVNFEMIIILMLIAFMASATQDIATDAFAILILKKEERSIGNSMQSAGSFLGTLTGSGLLLIIYYYWGWQYLLMALAGFVLLALIPLYIYKGREVAKPKPAKPITLKDIGLFFNQKKAYKRIILLTIFYSGIIGILAMIKPWMVDLGFNIKEIGILSGIHGAAFGAAFSFAAGFLIKKLGKKRSLLLFSAVAFLAASYFCWMTYFTPSKSHIILGIALIWSAYGMSTVIIYTISMDNVRAGREGTDFTIQIVITHLSSLLIAVSSGKIAHLIGYKGLFRIEFIVSLIVLASISFLFDERYYEENLTQNK